From the Spiroplasma alleghenense genome, one window contains:
- the leuS gene encoding leucine--tRNA ligase — MDFSHKAVEKKWQKFWEQNQTFKTTNNNDKKAYILDMFPYPSGAGLHVGHPRGYTATDIISRMRRMQGYDVLHPIGWDAFGLPAEQYALKTGNDPREFTSQNIKVFKKQLQTLGFSFDYNKEINTSDPNYYKITQWIFQKMYENGLAETREADVNWCEELGTVLANEEVLNQNGKMVSEVGGFPVIKKPMKQWVLKITKYADRLLEGLDKLDWPSSVKELQKNWIGKSEGLEIKFQVKSSSDHINVFTTRGDTIFGVSYLVLAPEHNQVLKITTDQQKKAVEQYIQETRTKTDIDRQDDSKPKTGVFTGAFGINPVNQELLPIYIADYVLKDYGSGAVMAVPAHDPRDWEFAQKYQLPIKFVQQSKTNDKPFVGESPLINSDFLNKLNPKKALEVIAKHLKDKKIAESKINFKLRDWLFSRQRFYGEPFPLLFLEDGSIALVPESELPVQLPKIDYIKPSGTGESPLVNAKEWVNTTFNGKQARRETNTMPQWAGSCWYYLAYILTTSPNNFVEINSKEAFELFRKWLPVDLYIGGQEHAVLHLLYARFWHQVLFDLKIVPTAEPFQKLLNQGMILGENGEKMSKSKGNVINPDEIVDSHGADTLRVYEMFMGPIDAALPWSFKGLDGSRKWLDRVYRLIAKKTINAKNNKNLDFIYNETVAKVSQMIEDMKYNTAISQMMVFVNAANKEDEIYKPYAEGFVQLLSPFAPHLAEELWELLGHKESISSSKWPQSDATKMQKNTSIIAIQINGKLRATIEVELGTSEQELLKKAKSEENIVSHLKDKQILKEIVVVDKIVNLVIK; from the coding sequence ATGGATTTTTCGCATAAAGCAGTAGAAAAAAAATGACAAAAATTTTGAGAACAAAATCAAACTTTTAAAACTACAAATAATAATGACAAAAAGGCTTATATTTTAGATATGTTTCCTTATCCATCTGGAGCGGGATTACATGTTGGACATCCCCGAGGCTATACCGCAACAGATATTATATCTAGAATGCGTCGTATGCAAGGTTATGATGTGCTTCACCCAATCGGATGAGATGCCTTTGGTTTACCAGCTGAACAATATGCATTAAAAACTGGAAATGATCCTAGAGAATTTACAAGCCAAAATATTAAAGTTTTTAAAAAGCAATTGCAGACTTTGGGATTTAGTTTTGATTACAACAAAGAGATTAACACTTCTGATCCAAATTACTACAAAATTACTCAGTGGATTTTTCAAAAGATGTACGAAAATGGATTAGCCGAAACTCGAGAAGCTGACGTTAATTGATGTGAGGAATTGGGGACAGTTTTAGCCAACGAAGAAGTTCTTAACCAAAACGGTAAAATGGTTTCTGAAGTTGGGGGATTTCCTGTTATTAAAAAACCGATGAAACAATGAGTGTTGAAAATCACCAAATATGCCGATCGCCTACTTGAGGGGTTGGATAAATTGGACTGACCAAGCTCGGTGAAAGAATTGCAAAAAAACTGAATTGGTAAATCAGAGGGACTAGAAATTAAATTTCAAGTAAAATCAAGTTCAGATCATATCAACGTTTTTACAACAAGAGGGGACACAATATTCGGGGTTTCTTACTTAGTATTAGCACCAGAACATAATCAAGTTCTAAAAATAACTACAGACCAACAAAAAAAAGCCGTAGAACAATATATTCAAGAAACTAGAACCAAAACCGATATAGATCGCCAAGATGACTCAAAACCTAAAACGGGTGTCTTTACTGGAGCTTTTGGAATTAATCCAGTTAATCAAGAATTATTACCGATTTATATAGCAGATTATGTTTTAAAAGACTATGGTTCAGGCGCTGTCATGGCGGTTCCAGCTCATGATCCTCGAGATTGAGAGTTTGCTCAAAAATATCAATTACCTATTAAATTTGTTCAACAATCTAAAACAAATGATAAGCCATTTGTTGGAGAAAGTCCTTTAATTAATTCAGATTTCTTAAATAAATTAAATCCTAAAAAGGCTCTTGAAGTAATTGCCAAACATCTCAAAGATAAAAAAATTGCTGAAAGTAAAATAAACTTCAAACTAAGAGATTGACTTTTCTCTCGTCAAAGATTTTATGGAGAACCATTCCCATTATTATTTTTAGAAGATGGCTCAATTGCATTAGTTCCTGAAAGCGAGCTACCAGTTCAATTACCAAAGATTGATTACATTAAACCAAGTGGAACCGGAGAGTCTCCTCTGGTTAATGCAAAAGAGTGAGTTAATACCACTTTTAATGGCAAACAGGCACGTCGTGAGACCAATACAATGCCTCAGTGAGCCGGAAGTTGTTGATATTACTTGGCCTACATTCTAACTACTAGTCCTAATAATTTTGTAGAAATTAATAGTAAAGAAGCGTTTGAACTATTTAGAAAATGACTGCCAGTTGATTTATATATTGGCGGTCAAGAACATGCTGTTTTACATTTACTTTATGCTAGATTTTGACATCAGGTTTTATTTGATTTAAAAATTGTTCCAACTGCAGAGCCATTTCAAAAACTTTTAAACCAAGGAATGATTCTTGGGGAAAATGGTGAAAAAATGTCTAAATCAAAAGGAAACGTTATTAATCCAGATGAAATAGTGGATTCTCACGGAGCAGACACTCTTAGAGTTTATGAGATGTTTATGGGACCAATTGATGCAGCTCTTCCTTGAAGCTTTAAGGGATTAGATGGTTCAAGAAAATGACTTGATCGAGTATATCGATTAATTGCTAAAAAAACGATTAATGCCAAAAATAATAAAAATCTAGATTTCATTTATAACGAAACAGTTGCTAAGGTTTCTCAAATGATTGAGGATATGAAGTATAATACTGCAATTTCTCAAATGATGGTTTTTGTTAATGCTGCAAATAAGGAGGATGAAATTTACAAACCATATGCTGAAGGTTTTGTTCAATTACTATCACCATTTGCTCCACACTTAGCAGAAGAATTATGAGAATTGTTAGGTCATAAAGAATCTATTTCTTCATCTAAATGACCACAAAGTGATGCTACAAAGATGCAAAAAAATACTAGCATTATTGCCATACAGATTAATGGTAAACTTCGTGCAACTATTGAGGTTGAATTAGGAACTAGCGAACAAGAATTATTAAAAAAAGCCAAGTCTGAGGAAAACATTGTAAGTCACTTAAAAGATAAACAAATTTTAAAAGAAATTGTTGTTGTTGATAAAATTGTAAACTTAGTAATAAAATAA
- a CDS encoding GNAT family N-acetyltransferase yields the protein MKYIWFKKNENSHAWEKAKELRIQVFCVEQEVDTSLEIDETDETAWHLLVEENDEVIGVGRIFVRKQKLYGLGRLAINIKHRGKGLSAPIIKEMIEKVKELNGEEILIHAQAYIQKMYEKNGFKVTTGEVFDEDGIDHIEMIYKIV from the coding sequence ATGAAATATATCTGATTTAAAAAAAATGAAAACTCTCATGCTTGAGAAAAAGCCAAAGAGTTGCGAATTCAAGTTTTTTGTGTTGAACAAGAAGTTGATACTAGCTTAGAAATTGATGAAACCGACGAGACCGCATGACATTTATTAGTTGAGGAAAACGATGAGGTAATCGGAGTTGGTAGAATTTTTGTTAGAAAACAAAAACTTTATGGATTAGGACGCTTGGCAATCAATATAAAACATCGAGGAAAAGGTTTAAGCGCCCCAATTATTAAGGAGATGATTGAAAAGGTCAAGGAACTAAATGGTGAGGAAATTTTAATTCATGCTCAAGCATATATTCAAAAAATGTATGAAAAAAACGGATTTAAAGTAACGACCGGAGAAGTGTTTGATGAAGATGGAATCGATCACATTGAAATGATTTACAAAATAGTTTAA
- a CDS encoding 23S rRNA (pseudouridine(1915)-N(3))-methyltransferase RlmH: MKIKLITFGKMDKNYFREAGNDYQNRLKNYAQIEILELTESTSSDSNKNTKNHENMIKNSLEKLKYGYEVFLLDNLGTNYDSENLSAIFANNKNFKSGKIALIIGPSEGFTIEFKNNFSKISLGKNTFPHQLLRIMLLEQIYRSFKIINNEKYHK, from the coding sequence ATGAAAATTAAATTAATAACATTTGGTAAAATGGATAAAAACTATTTTAGAGAAGCTGGAAATGACTATCAAAACCGTTTAAAAAATTATGCTCAAATCGAAATATTGGAACTAACAGAATCAACTTCTTCTGACTCGAATAAAAATACAAAAAATCACGAAAATATGATTAAAAATAGCTTAGAAAAATTGAAATACGGATATGAGGTATTTCTATTGGACAACTTAGGGACTAATTATGATTCAGAAAATTTGTCAGCAATTTTTGCTAATAATAAAAATTTTAAGTCAGGTAAAATTGCTCTAATTATCGGCCCCAGCGAAGGATTTACAATAGAATTTAAAAACAACTTCTCTAAAATTAGTTTAGGTAAAAATACCTTTCCACATCAACTTTTAAGGATAATGCTTTTGGAACAAATATATCGCAGTTTTAAAATAATAAATAATGAGAAGTACCACAAATAA
- the rpsP gene encoding 30S ribosomal protein S16: MVKLRLKRAGKKRAAFYRIVASDARVKRDGEYIELVGTYNPINGEVTVKKEVALKWLNDGAQPTDTVRNIFSKQGIMTEFHNTKLENKKALEKAKK; the protein is encoded by the coding sequence ATGGTAAAGTTAAGATTAAAAAGAGCTGGTAAAAAAAGAGCAGCTTTTTACAGAATTGTGGCTTCAGATGCTCGTGTTAAGCGTGATGGAGAATACATCGAATTGGTTGGAACTTATAACCCAATTAATGGGGAAGTGACAGTTAAAAAAGAAGTAGCTCTAAAATGATTAAATGATGGAGCTCAACCAACAGATACTGTTAGAAATATTTTTTCTAAACAAGGAATTATGACTGAATTTCATAACACCAAATTAGAAAATAAAAAAGCTCTTGAAAAAGCAAAGAAATAA
- the rimM gene encoding ribosome maturation factor RimM (Essential for efficient processing of 16S rRNA), with amino-acid sequence MDIRNELIQVGKISTSHGIKGELKFKIDSNFIDNSNWDNATIFLSGSETQIIPAVVERSFYKNNHLIVKLYDYNSINEIQEILGKYVLIKKNNQLVSEVKNSINFKVYFEEKLFGEVIEELNNTAQKVLRVKYFNSDQSILVPMVERFVVDIDEVSQKIFLQNLKELL; translated from the coding sequence GTGGATATTAGAAATGAATTAATTCAAGTTGGTAAAATTTCAACAAGTCACGGAATAAAAGGTGAATTAAAATTTAAAATTGATAGTAATTTTATAGATAATTCAAATTGAGATAATGCAACAATTTTTTTAAGCGGTTCAGAAACTCAAATAATTCCCGCAGTTGTTGAAAGAAGTTTTTATAAAAATAATCATTTAATTGTTAAGTTGTATGACTATAATTCAATTAATGAGATTCAAGAAATATTAGGTAAGTATGTATTAATTAAAAAAAATAATCAATTAGTTTCCGAAGTTAAAAATAGCATTAATTTTAAAGTTTACTTTGAAGAAAAATTATTCGGAGAGGTTATTGAAGAATTAAACAATACTGCTCAAAAAGTTTTAAGAGTAAAATATTTCAATTCTGATCAAAGCATTCTTGTTCCTATGGTTGAAAGATTTGTTGTAGATATTGATGAAGTTTCACAAAAAATTTTTTTACAAAATCTTAAGGAGCTGTTATAA
- the trmD gene encoding tRNA (guanosine(37)-N1)-methyltransferase TrmD, giving the protein MKFSILTLFPNMISSYLGESIMKRALEKNQVEVEIIDIRNFATSPQKQVDDYQFGGGRGMVLMIEPLVKAIRSVETKDSLKILLTPQGKTWNQKIAREFNLSKEHIILIAGHYEGFDERILNYIDMEVSIGDFIITGGELAALVIIDSLIRITPGVIDDSSHEQESFENDLLDFPVYTKPLNFEGFQVPEVLTSGHHKNIQNFREEAALLKTIKQRPDIIVENNLSDYQKTIYKKIKMKGDK; this is encoded by the coding sequence ATGAAATTTTCTATATTGACATTATTTCCTAATATGATAAGCAGTTACTTGGGCGAATCAATTATGAAGCGAGCGCTTGAAAAAAATCAAGTTGAAGTAGAAATTATTGATATTAGAAATTTTGCAACTTCACCACAAAAACAAGTTGACGATTATCAATTTGGCGGTGGTAGAGGAATGGTTCTAATGATAGAACCACTTGTAAAAGCCATTCGCAGTGTTGAAACTAAAGATAGTTTGAAAATATTGCTTACACCTCAAGGGAAGACTTGAAATCAAAAAATAGCTAGAGAGTTTAATCTTAGTAAAGAGCACATTATTTTGATCGCTGGTCATTATGAGGGTTTTGACGAAAGAATTCTAAATTATATTGATATGGAAGTTTCAATCGGAGATTTTATAATTACTGGTGGAGAGTTAGCCGCCTTGGTAATAATTGATTCTCTAATTAGGATTACCCCCGGAGTAATTGATGATTCTAGTCATGAACAAGAAAGTTTTGAAAATGATTTACTTGATTTTCCGGTTTATACAAAACCGCTGAATTTCGAGGGGTTTCAAGTTCCTGAAGTCCTGACATCCGGTCACCATAAAAATATTCAAAATTTCAGAGAAGAAGCAGCGCTACTTAAAACAATTAAACAACGCCCTGATATTATTGTTGAAAATAATTTATCAGATTACCAAAAAACAATTTATAAAAAAATTAAAATGAAAGGAGACAAATAA
- the rplS gene encoding 50S ribosomal protein L19: protein MNALSKLTSDFMTAQLREDLPKFSSGDTIKVNVKIKEGEKFRIQAFEGLVIKTQGSGISFSVIVRKISNGVAVERTFPLHSPIIDSIEVLKRGRVRRARIYYIRKLSGKAARIKEIVTAKPVKNKPVEKK from the coding sequence ATGAACGCATTGTCTAAATTAACATCAGACTTTATGACAGCTCAATTGCGTGAAGATTTACCAAAATTTTCATCAGGAGACACAATTAAAGTTAACGTTAAAATTAAAGAAGGAGAAAAATTCCGTATTCAAGCATTTGAAGGTTTAGTAATTAAAACTCAAGGAAGTGGAATTTCATTCTCGGTTATCGTAAGAAAAATTTCAAATGGTGTTGCAGTGGAGAGAACTTTCCCATTACACTCACCAATCATCGATTCTATTGAAGTATTAAAAAGAGGACGTGTACGTCGTGCTAGAATTTACTACATTAGAAAATTATCAGGAAAAGCAGCTCGTATTAAAGAAATTGTTACAGCTAAACCTGTTAAAAATAAACCAGTAGAAAAAAAATAA
- the ylqF gene encoding ribosome biogenesis GTPase YlqF: protein MDLEKASFNWFPGHMNKAIKEIQKQIPVVDLIIEIVDARAPYSSQNPIFKKILTNKSKLLVFTKCDLADANVVKQWKDYFEANGNYVYLIKNKTVPIISEIIKLINTITFEKQNRDKNRGIVNPQINALVIGVPNVGKSTVISRLAKGKELKIGNKPGVTRGMQRINLDKNITLIDTPGILPARFANEKEAINLAAINAIKREVIPKERFVCLLIQNLYNNYQETLEKFFQEKFYFNKPLSLDDSVKILESLAQKNQWIVVEGVWDIERVMELFISDLFKNKLENISFENPDFLKNEAY, encoded by the coding sequence ATGGATTTAGAAAAGGCTAGTTTTAATTGATTTCCCGGTCATATGAATAAAGCAATAAAGGAAATTCAAAAACAAATCCCGGTTGTTGATCTGATTATTGAGATTGTTGACGCCCGAGCACCTTATTCTTCTCAAAATCCTATTTTTAAAAAAATTCTTACCAATAAGAGTAAACTGCTGGTTTTTACTAAATGCGATCTAGCCGATGCTAATGTTGTTAAGCAATGAAAAGATTATTTTGAAGCAAATGGTAACTATGTCTACTTAATTAAAAATAAGACAGTTCCTATTATTTCTGAAATAATTAAATTAATAAACACAATTACTTTCGAAAAACAAAACAGGGATAAAAACCGAGGTATTGTAAATCCGCAAATCAATGCTTTGGTTATAGGAGTTCCTAACGTTGGAAAATCCACAGTTATATCTAGATTAGCCAAGGGTAAGGAATTGAAAATTGGAAACAAACCAGGAGTAACTCGCGGAATGCAAAGAATTAACTTGGATAAAAATATTACCTTGATAGATACTCCAGGAATTCTACCGGCAAGATTTGCTAACGAAAAGGAAGCTATAAATTTAGCTGCGATTAATGCAATTAAGCGAGAAGTTATTCCTAAAGAGAGGTTTGTTTGTTTATTGATTCAAAATCTTTATAACAATTACCAAGAAACATTAGAAAAATTTTTTCAAGAAAAATTCTATTTTAATAAGCCTTTATCTTTGGACGACTCAGTGAAGATTTTAGAGTCACTAGCTCAAAAAAATCAGTGAATTGTGGTCGAGGGAGTTTGGGATATCGAAAGAGTAATGGAGTTATTTATTAGTGATCTTTTCAAAAATAAACTTGAAAATATTTCTTTTGAAAATCCAGATTTTTTAAAAAATGAAGCATATTAG
- a CDS encoding ribonuclease HII — protein sequence MKHISKKQPSDALVSFDKEVKTQYNVDVISGTDEAGRGAMAGPVVVASVILPKGYQNYEIKDSKLLNSNQREILYQEIISQAICWEVDIIDNEEVDLINPKQASRQGMVKTIEKLKTKPQLALVDAEKIVINNIEVLSLIKGDYLSQSIAAASIVAKVTRDNIMKLFHEKYPLYEFDKHKGYCTLKHQALVKELGVLPIHRKSYKPIKQILKEVSYMKFNKENEIYKSWMEHNFLDSKIKEQLTTASDEELAAAFGLELEFGTAGIRGILGAGPGRFNQYTVKKVTISYAKLLIKKYPNDLNCGVVIGHDNRHQSAEFSNLVAEILTSFGIKAYLFENNAMKPTPVVSFATKHLNCIGGIVITASHNPAQYNGYKIYDEFGCQLMPEDTDVIAAEMETIEDIIGWTYKSNDKLLETVGESAIGSYKEMVANLQFYKKSSRDNFKIVYSNVNGTGIEFAPPLLEKYGYDVIQVEEHAFEDPTFKNVGNPNPEFAPAWEIPIKYAVKHKADLIVINDPDADRIGIAIPDPKKPSEYVRLSGNETGALLINWKLSQQKLSQTIPENPALYSSFVTSDLGDRIANEEYGVKVIKTLTGFKWMGSEILKESERGLNFVFAYEESFGYVLDSSTRDKDGIQAAIMLSEATWFYKTQNKTLFDVLDEIYKKFGYYYTDTINLNFKPEEMKSKVDPIMKKLRNEPFTSLGGLVVENIEDYIDGLYNMPGQDLLKFYFDDNSWLAVRPSGTEPKIKIYYVVVDKNMSKAEAKFKKLNNELNKFLNI from the coding sequence ATGAAGCATATTAGTAAAAAGCAACCAAGCGATGCCCTGGTTAGTTTCGACAAAGAAGTTAAAACACAATACAATGTTGATGTAATTTCGGGTACCGATGAGGCAGGTCGTGGAGCAATGGCAGGTCCTGTGGTTGTAGCTTCTGTAATTTTGCCAAAGGGATATCAAAATTATGAAATTAAAGATTCTAAACTTTTAAATTCTAATCAACGCGAAATCTTATACCAAGAAATTATTTCTCAGGCAATTTGCTGAGAGGTTGATATTATTGACAATGAAGAAGTTGATTTGATCAATCCTAAGCAGGCTAGTCGTCAGGGGATGGTAAAAACGATTGAGAAGCTAAAAACAAAACCGCAATTAGCTTTAGTTGATGCTGAAAAAATTGTTATTAATAATATTGAAGTTTTATCTTTAATAAAAGGGGATTACTTAAGCCAATCGATTGCTGCTGCAAGCATTGTTGCCAAAGTTACTCGAGATAACATAATGAAATTATTTCATGAAAAATACCCTTTGTATGAATTTGATAAGCACAAGGGGTACTGTACGCTAAAGCACCAAGCTTTGGTAAAAGAATTGGGAGTACTTCCAATTCATCGAAAATCTTATAAACCAATTAAACAAATATTGAAAGAGGTCAGTTATATGAAATTTAATAAGGAAAACGAAATTTATAAATCTTGAATGGAACATAATTTTTTAGATTCAAAAATAAAAGAACAATTAACAACTGCAAGTGATGAAGAGCTAGCAGCAGCTTTTGGATTAGAACTAGAATTTGGAACAGCAGGAATTAGAGGTATCCTGGGTGCAGGTCCCGGTCGTTTTAATCAATATACTGTCAAAAAAGTAACAATTAGTTATGCTAAATTATTAATTAAAAAATATCCAAATGATTTAAATTGTGGAGTTGTGATTGGTCATGACAATCGTCATCAATCAGCAGAATTTTCAAATTTAGTCGCTGAAATATTAACTAGTTTTGGAATAAAAGCTTATTTATTCGAAAATAATGCAATGAAACCAACTCCGGTTGTAAGTTTTGCTACAAAGCACTTAAACTGCATTGGAGGAATCGTTATTACTGCTAGTCACAATCCGGCTCAATATAACGGTTATAAAATCTATGACGAATTTGGTTGTCAACTTATGCCAGAAGACACTGACGTTATTGCTGCCGAAATGGAAACAATAGAAGATATAATTGGTTGAACTTATAAATCAAATGATAAACTGCTTGAAACTGTTGGGGAATCAGCAATCGGTTCTTATAAAGAAATGGTTGCGAATCTGCAGTTTTACAAAAAGTCTTCTCGTGATAATTTTAAAATCGTTTATTCAAATGTAAACGGAACTGGTATTGAATTTGCACCACCATTACTTGAAAAGTATGGCTATGATGTAATTCAAGTAGAAGAACATGCATTTGAAGATCCTACATTTAAAAATGTTGGTAATCCAAATCCTGAATTTGCACCGGCTTGAGAAATTCCGATTAAATACGCTGTTAAACACAAGGCTGATTTGATTGTTATTAATGATCCAGATGCGGACAGAATCGGAATTGCTATTCCAGATCCTAAAAAACCATCTGAATATGTGAGACTAAGTGGAAATGAAACAGGAGCTTTATTGATTAATTGGAAACTTAGCCAACAAAAACTGAGTCAAACAATTCCTGAAAACCCAGCTTTATACTCAAGTTTTGTAACCAGTGACTTGGGTGATCGAATTGCTAATGAGGAATACGGTGTTAAGGTTATTAAAACTTTAACTGGATTTAAGTGAATGGGTTCAGAAATCCTAAAAGAATCTGAAAGAGGTTTGAATTTTGTTTTTGCCTATGAAGAATCTTTTGGTTATGTTCTAGACTCATCAACTCGTGATAAAGACGGAATTCAAGCTGCAATCATGTTAAGTGAGGCTACCTGATTTTATAAAACTCAAAACAAAACTCTATTTGATGTTTTGGATGAAATTTATAAAAAATTTGGATACTATTACACAGATACAATTAATTTAAACTTTAAGCCAGAGGAAATGAAATCAAAAGTTGATCCAATTATGAAAAAACTTCGTAATGAACCTTTCACAAGTCTTGGTGGATTAGTGGTTGAAAATATTGAAGATTACATTGATGGTCTTTATAATATGCCAGGTCAAGACTTACTGAAATTCTACTTTGATGACAATTCTTGATTAGCGGTTCGCCCGAGTGGTACTGAACCAAAAATTAAAATTTACTATGTGGTTGTTGATAAAAATATGAGCAAAGCCGAAGCTAAATTTAAAAAACTTAACAATGAATTAAATAAATTTTTAAATATTTAA
- a CDS encoding single-stranded DNA-binding protein, giving the protein MNNVIVIGQMEGEPQVVYTSNDGLKKLYKFILRTPKPFKNKAGEITDDFINIKAWSNTILDEYSLHDQAYLGIEGHIRSFANGELSTFANEIVASKIIYLN; this is encoded by the coding sequence ATGAACAATGTAATTGTCATAGGTCAAATGGAAGGTGAACCCCAAGTGGTTTATACTTCAAATGACGGTTTAAAAAAACTTTATAAATTCATCCTAAGAACACCCAAACCTTTTAAAAACAAGGCAGGGGAAATCACAGATGATTTTATAAATATCAAAGCCTGATCAAATACAATTTTGGACGAATACAGTCTTCATGACCAAGCCTATTTAGGTATTGAAGGTCATATCAGATCTTTTGCAAACGGTGAATTATCAACTTTTGCAAATGAGATTGTCGCTAGCAAAATTATTTATTTAAATTAG
- a CDS encoding DNA-processing protein DprA: protein MDKVIIYFFLKYSGAWESVFNAIRNKEKISIGDFEIVTEEIISKTITIVDPKFPDALKEIDRPPFVLVHYGNIDLINQYYRSIGLLVKNDLSKYQFKALKNFMKFFYKNSPILIIQIDKKINKNIEELLNPKGNLIIIISSPLQEFLDTNLELIKKYRGFDSLLIISEFYDFSFQNSIQNFERVFAGLSKAALVIGGENEALFNNTITLLIDYGKSIFALPEEIFTKSRSNYLIKNGAILVESGAEILNTM from the coding sequence GTGGATAAAGTCATAATATATTTCTTTTTAAAATATTCAGGGGCATGGGAATCTGTTTTCAATGCAATAAGAAATAAAGAAAAAATCAGTATTGGTGATTTTGAAATAGTCACGGAGGAAATTATTAGCAAAACTATTACAATTGTTGATCCTAAATTCCCTGATGCTTTAAAAGAAATCGATAGACCACCGTTTGTATTAGTCCATTATGGAAATATTGATTTAATAAACCAGTATTATCGCTCAATTGGTTTGCTTGTTAAAAATGATCTTAGCAAGTATCAATTTAAGGCCTTAAAAAATTTTATGAAATTCTTTTACAAAAATAGTCCGATATTAATAATTCAAATTGATAAAAAAATCAATAAGAATATTGAAGAACTTTTGAATCCTAAGGGAAACCTGATTATAATAATCAGCAGTCCCTTGCAAGAATTTCTTGACACTAATTTGGAGTTGATAAAAAAATATCGCGGTTTTGATTCATTACTAATCATTTCAGAATTTTACGATTTCTCTTTCCAAAACTCCATTCAAAATTTTGAAAGGGTTTTTGCTGGGCTTTCAAAAGCGGCCTTGGTAATCGGTGGTGAAAATGAAGCCTTATTCAACAACACAATCACGCTCCTAATTGATTATGGTAAAAGCATCTTTGCCTTACCAGAAGAAATTTTTACAAAATCACGTTCTAATTATTTGATTAAGAATGGAGCAATACTGGTAGAATCAGGTGCTGAAATATTAAATACTATGTAA